One Lysinibacillus fusiformis genomic window carries:
- a CDS encoding NAD(P)/FAD-dependent oxidoreductase, with translation MTIHRGTLYWPTTTHKDLSIIENPIEPFYDVIIIGGGIAGFLAAHTCLEAGLKVALIEKNDIAMGSTAANTGILHYSNDIMLHELIEQIGEKDAVRFYRMCYEAVQNIETIAHTLPDHADFRRRQSICFASKTRDASKLLCEFKTLHRHGFPCEYWNEVIIKERLGFEKDGALVTFNDAEFNPVKFVQSLAEQCQQKGLHIYTNIMVNVLEDTNEGTILHTINGQFTTRNLIFATGYQNLPYGQLKGTNLKRSYSIVTNSIENFKPWFEQSLIWETKRPYLYMRTTPDNRIIIGGLDEDKAKIPKSEEKLEKQSNKLLELLQELFPQYDVKIDYSYCATFGDSLDYLPFIGEHPNHSHYYYLLGYGGNGTVYSMLGVNIIKDLLKGIPNDDARIVTLARKNGIK, from the coding sequence ATGACAATCCATCGTGGTACTTTATATTGGCCAACGACAACTCACAAAGACCTTTCTATTATAGAAAATCCGATTGAACCTTTTTATGATGTCATTATTATCGGGGGTGGCATAGCTGGTTTTCTAGCTGCACACACTTGCTTAGAAGCAGGCCTAAAAGTTGCCCTGATTGAGAAAAACGACATTGCAATGGGCAGTACGGCCGCTAACACAGGGATTTTACACTATAGTAATGATATTATGTTGCATGAACTAATTGAGCAAATTGGCGAAAAAGATGCGGTTCGCTTTTATAGAATGTGCTATGAAGCTGTTCAAAATATTGAAACGATTGCCCATACACTACCTGACCATGCAGATTTTCGACGCCGACAAAGTATTTGCTTTGCTAGTAAAACTCGTGATGCTTCCAAGTTGTTGTGTGAATTTAAAACGTTGCATAGACATGGGTTTCCTTGTGAATATTGGAATGAAGTTATCATAAAAGAGCGTCTTGGCTTTGAAAAAGATGGCGCCCTTGTTACATTTAATGACGCTGAATTTAATCCTGTAAAGTTCGTTCAGTCTCTTGCAGAGCAATGCCAACAAAAAGGGCTCCATATCTATACAAATATTATGGTTAATGTACTAGAGGATACAAATGAGGGCACTATTTTGCATACCATTAACGGTCAATTCACTACACGCAATTTAATATTCGCTACTGGCTATCAAAATCTTCCTTATGGACAGTTAAAAGGTACGAATTTAAAACGGTCCTATAGTATTGTGACCAATTCTATTGAAAATTTTAAACCATGGTTTGAACAATCACTCATATGGGAAACGAAACGTCCTTACTTGTATATGCGCACAACGCCAGACAATCGTATAATAATCGGCGGACTTGATGAAGATAAAGCTAAAATACCAAAATCTGAGGAAAAGTTGGAGAAACAATCCAATAAGCTACTTGAATTATTGCAAGAGCTATTTCCTCAATATGATGTAAAAATAGATTACAGTTACTGTGCAACCTTTGGCGATTCACTAGATTATCTACCCTTTATAGGCGAACATCCTAATCATTCACATTACTACTATTTACTTGGCTATGGTGGAAATGGTACTGTTTATAGCATGCTTGGCGTAAACATTATAAAAGACTTGCTAAAAGGA